A genomic segment from Sorangium aterium encodes:
- the xylB gene encoding xylulokinase: MAIVIGIDVGTSGLKAIAVETERGAAVASAHREYPLSTPHAGWAEQDPEDFAAAALSALGELARALGPRRDDVRAIGLTGQMHSAVLLDEAQAVIRPAILWCDTRTTAECEAIRANPKVGDAGLARLVGNRALEGFTLPKLLWLRANEPEAFARVRAVLMPKDFVGLRLTGELGTDDSDASGTLAFSPGDRSFSAELLSAVGVPRAVFPRSAPSNAPLGQLTAEVAAATGLPAGIPVVRGAADNAAGAVGLGIVRPGRAMASVGTSGVILAHTDSWIVEPEMRLHSFCHAVPGRFYLMGVMLAAGGALRWYRDVLGDGERLAAELRKVDPYEIISDTASTARPGAGGVVFLPYLMGERTPHNDAAARGAFVGLSARTTKADLSRAVLEGITFGLADSLDLMRGVGQTNGAAAVSIDEIRLTGGGARSPFWRQLMADVFEAPVAITTSTEGPAYGAALLGAAGAGLFSSVEEAADAFVHVVSRVAPDAARSARYREIHAVYRGLYNDLRGRFRELGKLA; the protein is encoded by the coding sequence GCGGTCGCGTCGGCGCACCGCGAATACCCGCTCTCCACGCCGCACGCCGGGTGGGCCGAGCAGGATCCCGAGGACTTCGCCGCGGCGGCGCTGAGCGCCCTCGGCGAGCTCGCCCGCGCCCTCGGCCCGCGCCGCGACGACGTGCGCGCGATCGGGCTGACGGGGCAGATGCACTCGGCGGTCTTGCTGGACGAGGCGCAGGCGGTCATCCGGCCTGCGATCCTGTGGTGTGACACGCGCACCACGGCCGAGTGCGAGGCCATCCGCGCGAACCCGAAGGTCGGCGACGCGGGGCTCGCGCGCCTGGTCGGCAACCGCGCGCTCGAGGGGTTCACGCTGCCGAAGCTGCTCTGGCTGCGGGCGAACGAGCCCGAGGCGTTCGCCCGCGTCCGCGCGGTGCTCATGCCGAAGGATTTCGTGGGCTTGCGGCTGACGGGCGAGCTCGGGACGGACGACAGCGACGCGAGCGGCACGCTGGCGTTCTCGCCCGGGGATCGCTCCTTCAGCGCCGAGCTCCTCTCGGCGGTCGGCGTCCCGCGCGCGGTGTTCCCGCGGTCTGCGCCCTCGAACGCGCCGCTCGGTCAGCTGACGGCCGAGGTCGCGGCCGCGACGGGGCTGCCGGCGGGCATCCCCGTCGTGCGGGGCGCAGCGGACAACGCGGCGGGCGCTGTGGGGCTCGGCATCGTGCGCCCCGGCCGGGCGATGGCGTCGGTCGGCACGAGCGGCGTGATCCTGGCGCACACCGACTCGTGGATCGTTGAGCCCGAGATGCGGCTCCACAGCTTCTGCCACGCGGTCCCGGGCCGCTTCTATCTGATGGGGGTGATGCTCGCCGCCGGCGGCGCGCTCCGCTGGTACCGCGACGTGCTCGGCGACGGGGAGCGCCTGGCGGCCGAGCTCCGCAAGGTCGATCCGTACGAGATCATCTCGGACACGGCGTCGACGGCGCGCCCGGGCGCGGGCGGCGTCGTCTTCCTGCCGTACCTGATGGGCGAGCGCACGCCGCACAACGACGCGGCGGCGCGCGGCGCGTTCGTGGGGCTGAGCGCCCGGACGACGAAGGCCGATCTCTCGCGCGCGGTGCTGGAGGGCATCACGTTCGGGCTCGCGGACTCGCTGGACCTGATGCGCGGCGTGGGGCAGACGAACGGCGCGGCGGCGGTCTCGATCGACGAGATCCGCCTGACCGGCGGCGGGGCGCGGAGCCCGTTCTGGCGCCAGCTGATGGCCGACGTCTTCGAGGCGCCGGTGGCGATCACGACGTCGACCGAGGGCCCGGCCTACGGCGCGGCGCTGCTCGGCGCGGCGGGCGCGGGGCTGTTCTCGTCGGTCGAGGAGGCGGCGGACGCGTTCGTTCATGTCGTGTCCCGGGTCGCGCCGGACGCGGCGCGCTCGGCGCGGTACCGGGAGATCCATGCGGTGTACCGGGGGCTCTACAACGACCTGCGCGGGCGGTTCCGGGAGCTCGGGAAGCTGGCGTGA
- a CDS encoding metallophosphoesterase family protein yields the protein MRTLVHLSDLHFGRVDKAILRPLIDRIGGLEPHMVVISGDLTQRARDAEFAEARAFLDALPSPQIVVPGNHDVPLYNLFDRFFRPLDRYRSHITDDLSPFHRDAEIAVLGINTARSLTIKDGRINARQIRGIKARMCELGPEITKIVVTHHPFDLPENSPHAIVGRARQAMAAIAGCGVDVILSGHLHMSHTGHSAERFDAGGHSSLIIQAGTATSTRGRGERNAFNVIRISGHKIDIERNFWEPDSSVFRIAGAEHFEETARGWVRAA from the coding sequence GTGCGCACGCTCGTGCACCTGTCGGATCTGCACTTCGGCCGCGTCGACAAGGCCATCCTCCGCCCGCTGATCGACCGGATAGGGGGGCTCGAGCCGCACATGGTCGTGATCTCCGGCGATCTGACGCAGCGGGCGCGCGACGCCGAGTTCGCCGAGGCGCGCGCCTTCCTCGACGCGCTGCCCTCGCCGCAGATCGTGGTCCCTGGCAACCACGATGTCCCGCTCTACAACCTGTTCGACCGGTTCTTTCGCCCGCTGGACAGGTACCGGAGTCACATCACGGATGACCTCTCGCCGTTCCACCGCGACGCGGAGATCGCCGTCCTGGGCATCAACACTGCGCGCTCGCTGACCATCAAGGATGGGCGCATCAACGCGCGGCAGATCCGGGGGATCAAGGCGAGGATGTGCGAGCTCGGGCCCGAGATCACGAAGATCGTGGTCACGCACCATCCGTTCGATCTCCCGGAGAACTCGCCCCATGCGATCGTCGGGCGCGCGAGGCAGGCGATGGCGGCGATCGCGGGCTGCGGCGTCGACGTCATCCTGTCAGGCCACCTGCACATGAGCCACACGGGTCACTCCGCGGAGCGCTTCGACGCAGGCGGCCACTCCTCGCTCATCATCCAGGCCGGCACGGCCACCTCGACGCGGGGGCGCGGGGAGCGGAACGCGTTCAACGTGATCCGGATAAGCGGGCACAAGATCGACATCGAGCGGAATTTCTGGGAGCCGGACAGCAGCGTGTTCAGGATCGCGGGCGCGGAGCATTTCGAGGAGACGGCGCGGGGGTGGGTGCGGGCGGCGTAG
- a CDS encoding putative sensor domain DACNV-containing protein codes for MSDARLQYPREALKAWLRSIPEAQNDEKNVRLLGKLIDTVFFASLEKEEGSATRVSVVYHEQGIEGLEHVLEHRFVGVGHGRMPAWQILPFEHGSGVTELNVKTLAKVAPAADLPRTAIVVGLSNGRLVIQGLARRVEHTHLPAEGETASIVLRSCRPGHVALWRHGVERFRYESGGAVDLSSKPSLFRILSEQESIIASALRRLCAGIVNRSPRPYPFHREHQYATVYRVVAGLVERMSAGNHGGLITFLPESPEMDRQAALGKYRLPPAHRRALAAKTAELALRRAHLQDLRGRLDGSTAPITDDDRFERMVAEDDERRTEDALDALIDNIGQLSTVDNALLLGPDLEILCAGYPIKVSKAALAVYEAVTLEGKRGRRFPLRRHGSRHRAAATFAKLFPGGIAFLCSQDGDLRCLHRPPGEEHVLLWNLSPSGW; via the coding sequence ATGAGCGACGCACGCCTGCAGTACCCACGCGAAGCCCTCAAGGCGTGGCTGCGATCAATCCCGGAAGCGCAGAACGACGAAAAGAACGTGCGTCTTCTCGGCAAGCTGATCGACACCGTCTTTTTTGCCAGCTTGGAGAAAGAAGAGGGAAGCGCCACGCGTGTGAGTGTCGTCTACCATGAGCAGGGCATCGAAGGACTGGAGCACGTGCTCGAACATCGGTTCGTCGGCGTTGGTCATGGACGCATGCCTGCCTGGCAGATCCTTCCGTTCGAACATGGCTCAGGAGTCACCGAGCTCAACGTCAAGACGCTCGCCAAGGTGGCCCCTGCGGCAGATCTTCCGCGAACTGCCATCGTTGTCGGTCTGAGCAACGGCCGGCTCGTGATCCAGGGCCTCGCGAGACGCGTCGAGCATACGCACCTCCCTGCGGAAGGAGAAACAGCATCCATCGTACTGCGTTCATGCAGGCCGGGCCACGTGGCGCTATGGCGTCACGGGGTAGAGCGGTTTCGATACGAGAGCGGCGGAGCTGTCGACCTGTCCAGCAAACCCAGTCTATTCAGAATCCTGTCGGAGCAGGAGAGCATCATCGCGTCGGCGCTTCGACGCCTCTGTGCCGGCATCGTGAATCGGTCACCTCGACCATACCCATTCCACCGAGAACATCAATACGCAACCGTCTATCGTGTCGTCGCCGGTCTCGTCGAGAGGATGTCCGCAGGGAACCACGGCGGCCTGATCACCTTTCTCCCCGAATCCCCAGAGATGGATCGACAGGCAGCGCTCGGGAAATATCGGCTACCACCGGCCCATCGTCGCGCGCTGGCCGCAAAGACCGCAGAGCTCGCGCTGCGCCGTGCGCACCTCCAGGACCTCCGCGGGCGGCTTGACGGGTCCACAGCTCCGATAACGGACGACGATCGATTCGAGCGCATGGTCGCAGAGGATGACGAGCGGAGAACTGAGGACGCGCTCGACGCGCTCATCGACAACATCGGTCAGCTATCTACCGTTGACAACGCTCTCCTCCTAGGCCCGGATCTCGAGATCCTCTGCGCCGGGTATCCGATCAAGGTGAGTAAAGCGGCCCTCGCCGTTTACGAAGCAGTGACGCTAGAAGGCAAACGAGGCAGACGCTTCCCGCTGCGACGACACGGTTCACGACACCGTGCCGCGGCCACCTTCGCCAAGCTCTTTCCTGGCGGGATAGCCTTCCTTTGTTCCCAGGATGGCGATCTGCGATGCCTACATCGTCCCCCAGGGGAGGAACACGTACTCCTATGGAATCTATCGCCGTCGGGATGGTAG
- a CDS encoding sensor histidine kinase, whose product MENTDSHHETAEPSDPASPAAAELAAASLQRGEAGAALLDQERSALHESSADGALVDAFFQATTAGLGMIDRDLRVVRLNQALADINGIPLDAHLGRTIPELLPEMSDVIVAHLRRVLATGEAFTAEVTGTTRASERPRSWLVNYAPVRAKDGRVMGVGTIVLDITERKQTEDRLQEEGETLELLNRAGKQLAAELDLEKLVQAVTDAATRLSGAQFGAFFYNVTNAEGKSYMLYTISGVPREHFSGFPMPRNTDVFAPTFNGEGVVRLDDVTKDPRYGNSPPYHGMPKGHLPVVSYLAVPVVSRSGHVIGGLFFGHSARGVFTERAEKLVVGLAAQAAIAMDNAHLFRKAQQLIQALERSNKELDRFAYVASHDLKAPLRAIANLSQWIEDDLVDKATPETRQYMDLLRSRVVRLEALIDGILRYSRAGRLRDRPEIVDVQKLLEDVLALLTLPASASIDIAAGMPTLLAERVPLEQVFLNLIGNALKYAERPDARVEVRGRALGDLWEFSVKDNGPGIDPRYHGKVWEIFQTLNARDNIEGTGIGLAIVQKIVLSKGGRVWVESEQGAGATFFFTWPRMETDGGLGMR is encoded by the coding sequence ATGGAGAACACGGATTCGCATCATGAAACGGCGGAGCCCTCCGACCCGGCCTCGCCTGCCGCGGCAGAGCTCGCTGCGGCATCCTTGCAGCGCGGCGAGGCGGGGGCTGCGCTGCTCGATCAGGAGCGCTCTGCGCTGCACGAGTCCTCCGCGGACGGCGCGCTGGTCGACGCCTTCTTCCAGGCCACGACCGCGGGGCTCGGGATGATCGACCGCGACCTCCGCGTGGTGCGGCTCAACCAGGCGCTGGCGGACATCAACGGGATCCCCCTCGATGCGCACCTCGGCAGGACGATCCCCGAGCTGCTCCCGGAGATGAGCGACGTGATCGTCGCGCATCTCCGGCGTGTCCTGGCGACGGGCGAGGCGTTCACCGCCGAGGTGACGGGGACGACGCGCGCGTCGGAGCGACCGCGCTCCTGGCTGGTCAATTACGCGCCTGTGCGGGCGAAGGACGGGCGCGTCATGGGTGTGGGGACGATCGTCCTCGACATCACCGAGCGCAAGCAGACGGAGGACAGGCTCCAGGAAGAAGGGGAGACGCTCGAGCTGCTCAATCGCGCCGGCAAGCAGCTCGCCGCCGAGCTGGATCTGGAGAAGCTCGTGCAGGCGGTGACCGACGCGGCCACCCGGCTGAGCGGCGCCCAGTTCGGCGCGTTCTTTTACAATGTCACGAACGCCGAGGGGAAGAGCTACATGCTCTACACCATCTCTGGCGTGCCACGAGAGCACTTCTCCGGGTTCCCGATGCCGCGCAACACCGACGTGTTCGCGCCGACCTTCAACGGAGAGGGCGTGGTGCGGCTCGACGACGTCACGAAGGACCCGCGCTACGGGAACAGCCCCCCTTACCACGGGATGCCGAAGGGCCACTTGCCTGTCGTCAGCTACCTTGCTGTGCCGGTGGTCTCCCGTTCTGGGCATGTCATCGGCGGGCTGTTCTTCGGGCACTCCGCGCGGGGCGTCTTCACCGAGCGGGCGGAGAAGCTGGTGGTCGGCCTCGCGGCCCAGGCCGCCATTGCGATGGATAACGCGCACCTGTTCCGGAAGGCGCAGCAGCTCATCCAGGCGCTCGAGCGGAGCAACAAGGAGCTCGACCGCTTCGCCTACGTGGCGAGCCACGACCTGAAGGCGCCGCTCCGCGCCATCGCGAACCTCTCGCAGTGGATCGAGGACGATCTCGTGGACAAGGCGACGCCGGAGACGCGCCAGTACATGGATCTCCTCCGCTCGCGCGTGGTCCGGCTGGAGGCGCTCATCGACGGGATCCTGCGCTACTCGCGCGCTGGACGGCTCCGCGACAGGCCCGAGATCGTGGACGTCCAGAAGCTCCTCGAGGACGTCCTCGCGCTGCTCACGCTCCCTGCGAGCGCGTCGATCGATATCGCGGCGGGCATGCCGACGCTCCTCGCCGAGCGGGTCCCGCTGGAGCAGGTCTTCCTGAACCTGATCGGCAATGCGCTGAAGTATGCCGAACGCCCCGACGCGCGCGTCGAGGTGCGGGGGCGGGCGCTGGGCGATCTCTGGGAGTTCTCGGTGAAGGACAACGGGCCCGGGATCGACCCGCGATACCACGGGAAGGTATGGGAGATCTTCCAGACCCTGAACGCGCGCGACAACATCGAGGGGACGGGCATCGGGCTCGCGATCGTCCAGAAGATCGTGCTCAGCAAGGGGGGGCGTGTGTGGGTCGAGTCCGAGCAGGGCGCCGGCGCCACGTTCTTCTTCACCTGGCCTCGGATGGAGACGGACGGCGGGCTCGGCATGCGCTGA
- a CDS encoding diacylglycerol/lipid kinase family protein, translating into MAVLLNCSSRSNRAAAQRARLGELLRESGLAAEVLCAEKGQQLGELARRVARGPCDLVVAGGGDGTVNTVAAAIAGTDKTMGVLPLGTVNHFAKHLGVPLTLEGAVRTLVEGRRVRVDVGEVNGRVFVNNSTLGIYPGIVRGREALRKRHGLNKWIALALSTVSGIRRHERVRLRLVLDGQEVELETPFVFVANNDFKLGDVDIGRQRPPCSGELGVCVAHAESRLATLKLIASAVVGRVHRSNDFSILRTTELRVEAPHRRLHVAADGEVLRMAPPLCYRVRPAALRVIVPLSSELRAGPRRQEDPSRPVAALGG; encoded by the coding sequence ATGGCGGTCCTCCTGAACTGCTCCTCCCGATCGAACCGAGCGGCGGCGCAGCGCGCGCGGCTCGGGGAGCTCCTGAGAGAGAGCGGCCTCGCCGCGGAGGTGCTGTGCGCCGAGAAGGGGCAGCAGCTCGGGGAGCTCGCCCGCCGTGTGGCGCGGGGGCCTTGCGACCTCGTCGTGGCCGGCGGCGGCGACGGGACGGTGAACACCGTCGCTGCCGCGATCGCTGGGACGGACAAGACGATGGGCGTCCTTCCGCTCGGCACGGTGAACCATTTTGCCAAGCACCTCGGCGTTCCGCTGACCCTTGAGGGCGCCGTGCGCACGCTCGTCGAGGGGCGGCGCGTCCGGGTCGATGTCGGCGAGGTCAACGGCCGGGTCTTCGTGAACAACTCGACGCTGGGCATCTACCCCGGCATCGTGCGCGGCCGCGAGGCGCTCCGGAAGCGGCATGGGCTCAACAAGTGGATAGCCCTGGCGCTGTCGACCGTCTCGGGGATCCGGCGGCACGAGCGCGTCCGTCTCCGGCTCGTCCTGGATGGGCAGGAGGTCGAGCTGGAGACGCCGTTCGTGTTCGTCGCGAACAACGACTTCAAGCTTGGCGACGTGGACATCGGCCGCCAGCGCCCGCCGTGCTCGGGCGAGCTCGGCGTGTGCGTGGCGCACGCCGAGAGCCGCCTCGCCACGCTCAAGCTCATCGCCAGCGCGGTCGTCGGGCGCGTTCATCGATCGAACGATTTCAGTATCCTACGAACGACGGAGCTCCGGGTGGAGGCGCCCCACCGCCGCCTCCACGTGGCCGCGGACGGCGAGGTCCTCCGGATGGCGCCGCCGCTCTGCTATCGCGTGCGGCCTGCAGCGCTGCGCGTCATCGTGCCGCTGTCGTCCGAGCTCCGCGCGGGCCCGCGGCGGCAGGAGGACCCATCTCGCCCGGTCGCGGCGCTGGGGGGATGA